In Mycoavidus cysteinexigens, a genomic segment contains:
- a CDS encoding helix-turn-helix transcriptional regulator, which produces MQQTILRLPTVKSETGYSRSTIHLRISEGLFTKPVSLGARAVGWPSIEIATLNAARIAGKSNVEIRALVEKLHAARKNAA; this is translated from the coding sequence ATGCAGCAAACCATCTTACGATTACCTACCGTTAAAAGCGAAACGGGTTACTCACGCTCCACGATTCATTTGCGAATCTCGGAAGGGCTTTTTACAAAACCCGTGAGCCTTGGGGCGCGTGCAGTGGGCTGGCCGTCTATCGAAATAGCTACCTTGAACGCTGCCCGCATTGCTGGCAAATCGAACGTTGAAATCCGCGCACTGGTGGAAAAGCTGCACGCCGCCCGCAAAAATGCTGCTTGA
- a CDS encoding extracellular solute-binding protein, whose protein sequence is MEPIAEIRTMVNTGTYHWNMACLSNRAVPILSKEGYLEKHQLEHDPVVSTIMPRFLSEYSVGMNVYSTVLAYREEAFKGRQAPRTWKDLWDVKNFPGRRALRKIPFDTIEEALLADGVPPEEVYSCNDLDRAFHSLDKIKPHISVWWQNAPQAEHLLKTGEVDLLPAFSLGALAAIEVGAPVAFSWDQHIYGYDNWTILKGTPNAEACRQLIQFATDPERQARLIPYGVAPTQPSALTQEVLQRNQIDPKYVKLLATYPANLEKGIPSDGLYWADKHSSTIERFNQWLLN, encoded by the coding sequence GTGGAGCCTATCGCCGAAATTAGAACGATGGTCAATACGGGGACGTATCATTGGAATATGGCGTGCCTAAGCAATCGGGCTGTTCCGATCTTGAGCAAGGAAGGTTATTTGGAAAAGCACCAGCTTGAGCATGATCCCGTAGTCTCAACCATCATGCCGCGCTTTTTGTCGGAGTATAGCGTTGGCATGAACGTCTACTCTACGGTGCTCGCATATCGGGAGGAGGCTTTTAAAGGACGTCAAGCGCCGAGAACGTGGAAGGATCTTTGGGATGTGAAAAATTTCCCCGGCCGCCGCGCTCTACGCAAAATTCCCTTTGATACGATAGAAGAAGCATTACTGGCCGATGGCGTGCCTCCAGAAGAAGTTTATTCTTGCAATGATCTAGACCGCGCCTTTCACAGCCTGGATAAAATCAAGCCGCATATTTCCGTCTGGTGGCAAAATGCGCCCCAAGCTGAACACCTCTTGAAAACAGGCGAAGTCGATTTACTCCCTGCCTTTTCACTTGGTGCCCTGGCGGCTATTGAAGTGGGTGCGCCCGTTGCATTTTCCTGGGATCAACATATCTACGGCTACGATAACTGGACAATTTTAAAAGGTACGCCGAATGCGGAGGCTTGCCGTCAACTTATCCAGTTTGCCACCGACCCTGAGCGGCAGGCACGCCTTATCCCTTATGGGGTAGCGCCGACTCAACCTAGCGCTTTAACCCAGGAAGTTCTGCAAAGAAACCAGATTGATCCCAAATATGTCAAGCTGCTTGCCACTTATCCGGCTAACTTAGAAAAAGGGATACCAAGTGATGGTTTGTACTGGGCAGATAAACATAGCTCAACCATTGAACGTTTTAATCAGTGGTTGCTGAATTGA
- a CDS encoding helix-turn-helix domain-containing protein, with protein MVLERLDAGVSIAAIAHEFKTTRQTIMRASEAALNSPLQQKN; from the coding sequence ATCGTTTTAGAGCGGCTCGATGCTGGTGTCAGCATTGCTGCAATCGCACACGAATTCAAGACGACTCGTCAAACAATTATGCGAGCAAGCGAGGCTGCTTTAAACTCTCCCTTGCAACAGAAAAATTGA
- a CDS encoding DUF927 domain-containing protein, whose amino-acid sequence MDNPIQQFRDALARRGIMPPADVITDGMIHRCDSEGKGGKGDASYLLHLDGIPAGGFENHRDGLGWENWRLDTARTLTQAEKTAHQARINAARYKRETEDAKRKQEAREKAHLLWTEAYTCPSHGYLIRKGIAPYGVKTIAADKARQIVSNLSAELTGELLVIPMRDSAGILHSLQFITSGGIKRPVTGGRKRGCYFGVGKPEEVLCITEGFATGMSIREASGHAIAVAFDAGNLMSVAKALREKFPTLLLVLCADDDYATLGNPGLNKAQEAAQVVGGCVAVPDFGADRPEGATDFNDLHQAQGPDAVICCIETAIKLHATATKEVPQLSEAVQCLPISVEKSENHPLSKSSLSCEYGDGRFEVSARGLIFIGTDKDGREKAPLWLCSLLYVVAKTRDAKSGEWGRLLKWQDDDGVQHQWAMPIELLEGDGLDVRRELARRGLQVSPNKAARDLIAAYLKVWSVETRARCVDRLGWHENVYLTPSYTIGETEEHVVFQNTHAIEPALAVSGTAEEWREGIASLARGNTRLVFALSIAFAGTLAHLVDEDSGGFHLRGLSSSGKSTALKMAASVWGKPSTYVRLWRATANGLEGLAALHNDNLLILDELSQIDPKEAGQAAYLLANGQGKARAARNGTARAAQRWRLMFLSAGEESLSALMARAGKKTNAGQEIRLADLEIDAGAGMGAFEQLHHYDTPGALALAIKEATTKLYGEVGLAWLKRIVSDQLSLTRFIRDGIQQFMAEVLPAQAVGQIERVARRFALVAIAGELASHYGLTGWPEHEAERAAKTCFMTWFAAFGAIGNREESTLLAQIRAFFETHGSSRFEDVNALSEQRIFQRAGFCRARAEGGREFLVLPEVFKRELCAGYDLKIAERILLARGWLAPGGDRTTQKIRLPGIETPTRVYVFTSNMWEAEE is encoded by the coding sequence ATGGATAACCCTATTCAACAATTTCGCGATGCCTTAGCTAGACGCGGCATTATGCCACCGGCTGACGTAATAACTGATGGCATGATTCACCGATGTGACTCCGAGGGCAAAGGGGGCAAGGGCGATGCGTCTTACCTGTTGCACTTGGACGGTATTCCTGCCGGCGGATTCGAGAACCATCGGGACGGATTGGGCTGGGAAAACTGGCGATTAGACACGGCGCGCACTTTAACCCAAGCTGAAAAAACTGCTCACCAAGCAAGAATTAATGCTGCAAGATATAAGCGCGAAACGGAGGATGCTAAGCGTAAACAAGAAGCGCGAGAGAAAGCGCACCTGCTTTGGACTGAGGCTTACACCTGCCCCAGCCATGGGTACCTAATCCGCAAGGGCATAGCTCCCTATGGCGTTAAAACTATTGCGGCAGACAAAGCACGTCAGATAGTTTCCAACCTCTCGGCGGAATTGACTGGAGAGCTTTTAGTTATTCCGATGCGTGATTCCGCAGGGATATTGCATTCTCTACAATTCATAACTAGTGGCGGTATCAAGCGACCAGTGACTGGTGGGCGCAAACGTGGCTGTTATTTCGGTGTTGGTAAGCCGGAGGAGGTGCTTTGCATTACCGAAGGTTTTGCAACCGGCATGAGTATCCGAGAGGCAAGCGGCCATGCAATAGCAGTGGCATTTGATGCTGGAAACCTGATGTCTGTGGCAAAAGCCTTGCGGGAGAAGTTTCCTACCTTACTGCTAGTGCTATGTGCCGATGACGACTACGCTACTCTTGGCAATCCTGGCCTGAATAAAGCCCAGGAAGCTGCACAAGTTGTTGGTGGGTGTGTTGCCGTGCCAGACTTCGGAGCTGACCGACCTGAAGGCGCAACCGACTTCAACGACCTGCACCAGGCGCAAGGGCCAGATGCCGTTATCTGCTGCATTGAGACGGCAATCAAACTCCATGCGACGGCAACAAAGGAGGTCCCTCAGTTGAGCGAGGCCGTGCAGTGTTTACCAATTTCTGTAGAAAAGTCTGAAAATCATCCTTTGAGTAAGAGTTCGCTGTCCTGCGAGTACGGCGACGGACGTTTTGAAGTGTCGGCCCGTGGCCTAATCTTTATTGGTACCGATAAAGATGGACGCGAGAAAGCGCCACTATGGTTGTGCTCTCTTTTGTATGTGGTCGCAAAAACGCGTGATGCCAAGAGTGGTGAATGGGGCAGACTACTAAAGTGGCAAGATGATGATGGTGTGCAACACCAATGGGCGATGCCTATTGAGTTACTGGAAGGAGATGGCCTAGATGTGCGTCGTGAATTAGCACGCCGAGGATTGCAAGTATCTCCGAACAAAGCCGCACGCGACTTGATCGCAGCTTATCTCAAAGTATGGTCAGTAGAAACGCGAGCACGTTGCGTTGACCGTCTCGGTTGGCATGAGAATGTTTACCTAACCCCCTCTTATACGATTGGAGAGACCGAAGAGCATGTGGTCTTTCAGAATACGCACGCGATCGAGCCAGCACTTGCAGTTTCAGGCACAGCCGAGGAATGGCGGGAGGGAATAGCATCTTTGGCCCGAGGAAATACTAGATTAGTATTTGCCTTATCCATCGCTTTTGCGGGTACCTTAGCGCATCTCGTCGATGAAGACTCTGGCGGCTTTCATTTGCGCGGCCTTTCTTCTTCAGGAAAATCAACCGCTTTAAAAATGGCGGCTTCTGTGTGGGGCAAACCATCGACGTATGTAAGGCTATGGCGAGCCACCGCCAACGGTTTAGAAGGTCTCGCCGCCTTGCATAACGATAATCTGCTGATTCTCGATGAGCTTAGCCAAATTGACCCTAAAGAAGCTGGACAAGCCGCTTATTTACTCGCCAATGGGCAAGGCAAAGCGCGCGCGGCGCGCAATGGCACAGCACGAGCGGCGCAGCGTTGGCGTTTAATGTTTTTAAGTGCTGGAGAAGAGTCTCTCAGTGCCTTAATGGCCCGCGCCGGAAAGAAAACCAATGCTGGACAAGAAATTCGCCTAGCCGATCTAGAAATTGATGCAGGTGCAGGGATGGGAGCATTCGAGCAACTTCATCATTACGATACGCCAGGCGCGTTGGCTTTGGCAATCAAGGAAGCGACTACGAAACTGTATGGTGAGGTAGGATTGGCATGGCTTAAACGAATCGTGAGTGATCAACTTTCGCTCACCCGTTTTATCCGCGATGGGATCCAGCAATTTATGGCAGAAGTTTTGCCCGCCCAGGCAGTCGGACAAATAGAGCGCGTGGCTCGGCGCTTTGCTTTAGTGGCGATAGCGGGTGAGCTAGCAAGCCACTATGGCCTAACCGGCTGGCCTGAGCATGAGGCAGAGCGCGCAGCCAAGACTTGCTTTATGACTTGGTTTGCAGCCTTTGGCGCGATAGGCAACCGAGAAGAGAGTACCTTGTTAGCGCAAATCCGCGCTTTCTTTGAAACGCATGGCAGCAGTCGTTTTGAAGATGTAAATGCGCTTAGCGAACAACGTATTTTCCAACGCGCTGGATTTTGCCGCGCTCGTGCGGAAGGAGGACGGGAGTTTTTAGTCTTGCCTGAAGTGTTTAAGCGTGAGTTATGTGCTGGGTACGACCTTAAGATAGCTGAACGCATCCTGCTTGCCCGAGGTTGGCTGGCTCCAGGCGGAGATCGAACCACACAAAAGATTAGATTGCCTGGCATCGAAACCCCAACCCGAGTGTATGTCTTCACCTCCAATATGTGGGAGGCGGAAGAATGA
- a CDS encoding LysR family transcriptional regulator, with protein sequence MREINQRRLRYFHAVYTHGKIRTAADYLNTDGSVITRQIGLLEQEIGFKLFERRPRGVAPTEVAKSLLEYYRKNREARAEFEADVQALNEMRRGSIHIATASTFVAPLMDVFNQFHRQCPNVSLNIEEIFEPSKIIRQILDDILHIGIIHLCPERPDLQLYASVPLPLNMLVSKEHPLAQKQKVTLKEAMSSSLSLPASGVSRELVEAACQTEKIALPPCIFESDSTIARKKFACDSLGAVFMSIFSAREEIKKGELIALEIDHPIFQSAKLALVVRRGKPLLPAIHQLLKSLHRGLSIFTHQAEVSDHLLIRSGEEN encoded by the coding sequence ATGAGAGAAATTAACCAACGTCGGCTGAGGTACTTCCATGCAGTCTACACCCACGGGAAAATTCGTACAGCAGCAGATTATTTGAATACTGACGGCTCTGTCATTACGCGGCAGATTGGTCTGCTAGAACAAGAGATCGGATTTAAATTATTCGAGCGACGTCCCCGCGGTGTTGCGCCAACCGAGGTGGCTAAATCATTGCTTGAATATTATCGCAAGAACCGCGAGGCTCGAGCAGAGTTTGAAGCTGACGTACAAGCGCTGAATGAAATGCGACGAGGCAGTATCCATATCGCTACAGCCAGTACATTTGTTGCTCCACTCATGGATGTATTCAATCAGTTTCATCGTCAATGCCCTAATGTCAGTCTGAATATAGAAGAAATTTTCGAGCCGAGTAAGATTATTCGTCAAATTCTCGACGACATTTTGCATATAGGCATCATTCATCTTTGCCCTGAAAGACCAGATCTTCAACTGTATGCAAGCGTGCCGTTACCTTTAAACATGTTAGTGAGTAAAGAACACCCTCTTGCTCAAAAACAGAAGGTCACACTTAAAGAAGCGATGAGTTCTTCGCTCTCACTGCCGGCTTCGGGGGTGTCACGAGAACTGGTCGAGGCCGCCTGCCAAACGGAGAAAATCGCCCTTCCCCCTTGCATATTTGAAAGTGATTCAACGATAGCGCGTAAAAAGTTTGCTTGTGACAGCTTAGGCGCAGTATTTATGTCGATTTTTTCAGCCCGCGAAGAAATTAAAAAGGGGGAGCTGATTGCGCTCGAAATTGATCATCCCATTTTTCAGTCAGCCAAACTGGCTTTAGTGGTTAGGCGGGGTAAGCCCTTGCTGCCCGCTATTCATCAATTGCTTAAATCGCTCCATAGAGGTCTCTCTATTTTTACGCATCAGGCAGAGGTGAGCGATCATTTACTCATCAGATCGGGGGAGGAAAACTAA